In Heteronotia binoei isolate CCM8104 ecotype False Entrance Well chromosome 1, APGP_CSIRO_Hbin_v1, whole genome shotgun sequence, the genomic window atcaatggaggcccagattgcagccactgccaagtcagcctttttccatctaaggcgggcaaagcagttggctcccttcctagagcgccaagatctggcaacggtgcttcatgcaacggtcacctcgagactggattactgcaatgccctctacatggggctgcctctgtatcgaacccggaagctgcagctggtgcagaatgcagcggctagactgttgttggggcttcctaaatggggagcacatacagcctgggactgggcgagctgcactggctgccagttatataccgggtccgttacaaagtgctggtcattacctttaaagccctatatggtcaaggacctgcctaccttagggaccgtctctccccatatgaaccccagagatcactgaggtcagccgggaaaaacttgttgactacccccggaccgagagagatgaagctgcaaagcacctgtaaccgggccttctcctctatagccccgagcctatggaaccaacttccagaggaaatgcgggccctgcgggatcttgaacaattccgcagggcctgcaagaccttcctcttccgactggctttccgctgatgaaaaaggaaattgctaatgaaaaccgccatcataaaaaacaAACATGGCATTAGCACTTTTTATCAATTAATCTCAACTAATTTTAAAgacttaaccagaattttaattGAAATGTTTATAATGATTGAATGTGATTTTATTCATCTCTGTATAATTGAAACTTGAATGGTGCTGTTAGCCGCcatgagcctgctccggcggggagggcgggatacaaataaaacttcgttggtgttGTTGTtgtagcttgctttgcaaggcttgctcaatcaccaCAGGAGCTTATAGAGCAaggcctcaattttctccattggctgaggctcctcccttggggaggaagggggggagggagagcttgcttcgccagactctctcaatcgcacaagcagagctactgagccaagcttctcttccttctattggctgaggctcctccccctcctggtcccctgggaaaggaatgaaagagccagagcttcctttgcccagttccctggatcccatggaagagaaaTATATTGCTAGCGGACTCTAACCTCCAATTTACGTATGATTGCTCCAGATTTCTGCCAGGAAAATTCGCGACGATTTTGTAAAGGAGGGACTTTTGAAGTCCACCGTATTTAtcctttttgtatattttaaaatttggCAAAGCTCTTTTTTCCCGAATATCTTTACTCTGCTGATAACAGCCACGCCTAAATGTTTGAGTACCTCGTACGATGGGACTTGAATGGATTGCCTTCTTAAATTGTTTGTATTGCTTATATACCGTCATTCTAAATAATCTGGATaggatacaaagaaagcgcctttaagaccgaggagtgctaacgttttaagcgtgtttttattttaagctttttaaaaaaaaaaatctttaattgtgtttgtttggtgTCCCTTGTcaagttgatatctctgctacctggcattacattttatgacgtacGTGGCAGGcaccacaaggtctcatttatgataatgatgatattggatttatatggatgatgataatgattatattggccctccactctgaatcggctcacaatctcctttatcttcctgccccacaacaggacaccctgtgaggtagatgaagatattggatttatatcccgcctccactccgaagagtctcagagcggctcacgatctcctttaccttcctcccccacaacagacaccctgtgaggtagatgaagatattggatttatatcccgccctccactccgaagagtcttagagcggctcacgatctcctttcccttcctcccccacaacagataccctgtgaggtagatgaagatattggatttatatcccgccctccactccgaagagtctcagagcggctcacaatctcttttaccttcctcccccacaacagacaccctgtgaggtagatgaagatattggatttagatcctgccctccactccgaagatcacaatctcctttaccttcctcccccacaacagacaccctgtgaggtagatgaagatattggatttatatcccgccctccactccaaagagtctcagagcggctcacgatctcctttaccttcctcccccacaacagacaccctgtgaggtaaatgaagatattggatttatatcccgccctccactccgaagagtctcagagcggctcacaatctcctttcccttcctcccccacaacagacaccctgtgaggtagatgaagatattggatttatatcccgccctccactccgaagagtctcagagcggctcacgatctcctttaccttcctcccccacaacagacaccctgtgaggtagatgaagatattggatttatatcccgccctccactccgaagagtcttagagcggctcacgatctcctttcccttcctcccccacaacagataccctgtgaggtagatgaagatattggatttatatcccgccctccactccgaagagtctcaaagcggctcacaatctcttttaccttcctcccccacaacagacaccctgtgaggtagatgaagatattggatttatatcctgccctccactccgaagatcacaatctcctttaccttcctcccccacaacagacaccctgtgaggtagatgaagatattggatttatatcccgccctccactccaaagagtctcagagcagctcacgatctcctttaccttcctcccccacaacagacaccctgtgaggtaaatgaagatattggatttatatcccgccctccactccgaagagtctcagagcggctcacaatctcctttcccttcctcccccacaacagacaccctgtgaggtagatgaagatattggatttatatcccgccctccactccgaagagtctcagagcggcccagaaactgctttccctccttcccccacaacagacaccctgtgaggtagatgaagatattggatttatatcccgccctccactccaaagagtctcagagcagctcacaatctccttccccttcctcccccacaacagacaccctatgaggtagatgaagatattggatttatatcccgccctccactccgaagagtctcagagcggctcacaatctcctttcccttcctcccccacaacagacaccctgtgaggtagatgaagatattggatttatatcccgccctccactccgaagagtctcagagcggcccacaaactgctttcccttcttcccccacaacagacaccctgtgaggtagatgaagatattggatttatatcccgccctccactccgaagagtcccagagcggctcaccatctcctttgccttcctcccccacaacagacactctgtgaggtagatgaagatattggatttatatcccgccctccactctgaagagtctcagagcagctcacaatctcctttcccttcctcccccacaacagacaccctgtgaggtgggtggggctggagagggctctcacagcagctgccctttcaaggacaacctctgccagagctatggctgacccaagaccattccagcagatgcaagtggaggagtgaggaaagagtcccgcactttaccactacaccagactggctctcagatcCGGccggatccagccctcataacaaatgagtttgaccctcCTGGTATAGACAATACTCAGTAATGATggatcgctctctctctctctctctctctttctctctctctctggagctaGGCAAGTACCCAAGATCAACGCCAAGATGCCCTCTCAGCTAGAACACGCCATGGAAACAGTCATGTTTACGTTTCACAGATTCGCCGGCGACAAGAACTATCTAACGAAGGAAGACCTTCGGCAGCTGATGGAGAAGGAAGTCCCGGGATATATGGAAGTGAGTGGATGCTACAGAATCTTCACAAATGCAAAGTCATAGAGGGGTGTATGGGAGGAGAGCGGGGGGTGCTGGGTGGGAAGTGTCTCCCCTACTCTATGCTATTCTCATTATATATATCAGACTACACTGGGCCACTTTGGTTcccatctagggcttttttttgtaggaaaagcctagcaggaactcacttgcatagtAGGGtagggtcagtcacaagttctcacagagctgttcctctccagagcagtttctgtcagagctctctcagccccactgacctcacagggtgtctgttgtggggagaggaagaaaaagggactgtaagccacttggagactccttcaggtagtggagggtggggtataaaaaccaactcctcctcctttctcttcttatAACTCACCCACAATcacaatcacaatctcctttaccttcctgttgtgggggaggaaggtagaagagattgtgagccgctctgagactcttcggagtggagggcgggatataaatccaatatcttcatctacctcacagggtgtctgttgtgggggaggaagggaaaggagattgtgagcccctctgagactcttcggagtggagggcgggatataaatccaatatcttcatctacctcacagggtgtctgttgtgggggaggaaggtagaagagattgtgagccgctctgagactcttcggagtggagggcgggatataaatccaatatcttcatctacctcacagggtgtctgttgtgggggaggaagggaaaggagattgtgagctgctctgagactcttcggagtggagggtgggatataaatccaagggaAATGGCAACCACAGCAACTAAGTGTTCATGTTTATATATTAACATGAATGCGCTCTGGAGATGAGATGCGTCATTCCATTCACTCCGTCTCTTTATGAACTTGGAGAATAACAATGCTAGCAATTTGCACTGGCTGGAATTTAACCAAGCCATTCCCCAAAGGCAAAAACCAGAGAGTTGGGTGCATCCAGAACACACCCTTGTAGATGAGGCCGTTGGATTCTGCTTaaatcagaggtctcaaccagtgttcccactaagctgagttagtgtgagctagctcattgggggtttttagcctcctgcttacccgtttttgtcttaactcaggaaaaatggccccagagcaagctgatCGATGCCGTAACTCACAGcattaatgccagcagctcacaaagtagactttttgctcacaagactccacagcttagtgggGGCATTGGTCCCAAAATGATGTCTGTGGGCATCGCGGTCCCTGCTGATAcccttcctggtgcctgccaCATGTTTTAAGAAAGTGGGTGGAACCACGCGTGGCTTTTGCCtaacaaggtttctgattggccagtggAGATTTGGATAGCCACTGCCACCACAGCAGAGGgagtcttcactgtgtgactgagcacaagctgtggcagccattttatagctggctccacctccagcagccattttgtggcagccatgttgCGTCTGCCCTCGCCACCTTGGGCCAGAATCCCAAAAGTGCCTACAGGTTCACAAAGGTTGGcggtagtgttccctctaagctgagttggtgtgagctagctcacaattttttagcctccgcctcacacgtttttgtcttacctcaggaaggatggccctagaacaaactaatggatgcagcagctcacagctttaacgccagtagctcatgaaggagaatttttgctcacatgcctccacagctttgagggagtattggttggggACCTCGTGATTTAAACCAAATCCCCTCCTCTTCTCCCACcccttttctgtttctgttttcagaACCAGAAAGACCCAATGGCCATTGAGAGGATCATGAAGAACATCGAGGAGTGCCGGGACGGGAAGATAACCTTCGAGGGGTACCTCTCTCTGTTTGCCGGCCTGACCAACGGCTGCAACGAATATTACGTAAAGAAAATGAAGCCAGTGGGGAAGAAATACTGAGAAGGTGGAACGCTGCTTTCCGTTTCCCTGGAGCACTGATCCCACGCAGTATGGCGCCAGCAGCCCCATGAGGTTTGGCCCAATAACCGCCAGAGAACATACCTATCCCTCCAGAGCTAACCCAAGTCTGCTTAAATGTGCCCCCTTATGCCTCAAATGTAACCAGAGGTGGGCACAAGAGAATCGCAAATTTTCGTCCCTGCCGCCCCGGTCCTTACACCTTTTCCCTCCAAAATGTTGGAACCACCAAATCACCGTTCCTGTAACAGCCAGAAACCAATGCGTTGGCTTGCCATTACTGTATACTGTATTCTATGCTTGGGCTATGAAATAAAGCATTTTGGAatggagggctttttaaaaaacaaacaaaccggtgtgtgtatgtgttattCTTCGGGGTTGGAAGGGGAAGGTGAGGCCATggggtcaaaagtttaaaaatgtgATGTGAAGTGAAAACTCTTTatccgatgaagaaaggttaaagcgctcggggctctttaacgtggagaaatgatgacagaagggtgacatgatagagatttacaagattatgcatgggatagagaaggtagaaaaagaagttcttttctcctgttctcacaatacaagaattcatgagccgtgaaattgctgagcagtcggtttagaacggataaaaggaagtccttcttcacccaaagggcgattaacacatggaattcactggcacaggaggtggtggaagctacaagcatagacagctttaagaggcgattggataaacatctggagcagaggtccatcagtagctattagccaaagggtattgatggaactctctgtctggggcagtgatgctctgcattctgggtgcttgagaggtgcaacagtgagagggcttttagtgtcctggtcccgctagtggatctcctgatggcccctggttttttggccattgtgtgacacagaatgttggacttcatggaccattggcctgatccaacatgccttctgttatgttcttatgtgacacagaatgttggactggatgggccactggcctgatccaacatggcttctcttatgtgacacacattgctggactggatgggccattggcctgatccaacatggcttctcttatgtgacacagaatgttggactggatgggccactggcctgatccaacatggcttctcttatgttcttatgtgacacagagtgctggactggatgggccattggcctgatccaacatggcttctcttatgttcttatgtgacacagagtgctggactggatgggccactggcctgatccaacatggcttctcttat contains:
- the S100A10 gene encoding protein S100-A10: MPSQLEHAMETVMFTFHRFAGDKNYLTKEDLRQLMEKEVPGYMENQKDPMAIERIMKNIEECRDGKITFEGYLSLFAGLTNGCNEYYVKKMKPVGKKY